From Lemur catta isolate mLemCat1 chromosome 21, mLemCat1.pri, whole genome shotgun sequence, a single genomic window includes:
- the VPREB3 gene encoding pre-B lymphocyte protein 3 codes for MACLCLALLLMGTFMAVSQPALAQQDALLVFPGQVAQLSCMLSPQHSIRDYGVSWYQQRAGSAPRYLLYYHSEEEHHRADDIPDRFSAAKDVAHNACVLTISPVQPEDDADYYCSVGFGPAS; via the exons ATGGCCTGCCTGTGCCTGGCCCTCCTTCTGATGGGGACCTTCATGGCAG TCTCCCAGCCAGCCCTGGCACAGCAGGATGCTCTGCTGGTCTTCCCAGGCCAAGTGGCTCAGCTGTCCTGCATGCTCAGCCCCCAGCACTCCATCAGGGACTATGGTGTATCCTGGTACCAGCAGCGGGCAGGCAGTGCCCCCCGCTATCTCCTCTACTATCACTCGGAAGAGGAGCACCACCGGGCCGATGACATCCCTGACCGATTCTCCGCAGCCAAGGACGTGGCCCACAATGCCTGTGTCCTGACCATCAGCCCCGTGCAGCCCGAGGATGACGCGGATTACTACTGCTCTGTTGGCTTTGGCCCTGCTTCCTAG